A region of the Neochlamydia sp. AcF84 genome:
TTAGACACTATTAAACGTATTTTTAACCAAAAAAGAAACGATTCGCCTAAGGTGTATAGCTTGCATGAGCCCCATGTGGAATGTATTGCTAAAGGTAAAGTAGAAAAAAGATATGAATTTGGCTGCAAAACTTCGCTAGTCATCACTCATCAAGAAGGGTTAGCTTTAGATGTTAGAGCCATTCATGGCAATCCGTACGATGGGCATACGCTTGAAGAAGCTATTAAGAAAGCTCAACATAATAGCGGCAAGAACATCGAAGTAGCTTTTGTAGATAAAGGTTATCGAGGTCATACGGTAGAAGGCAAAAGCATATTTATTTCTGGGCAAAGAAAAGGCCTTACACAATGGATTAA
Encoded here:
- a CDS encoding transposase, with product LDTIKRIFNQKRNDSPKVYSLHEPHVECIAKGKVEKRYEFGCKTSLVITHQEGLALDVRAIHGNPYDGHTLEEAIKKAQHNSGKNIEVAFVDKGYRGHTVEGKSIFISGQRKGLTQWIKSQLKRRQAIEPHIGHMKNDGKLGRNYLKGRLGDCFNALLCGIGHNMRLIYNWLIAQNSPKRLYSG